The sequence below is a genomic window from Mycobacterium spongiae.
CCGGTCGAGCTCGACCGACGACTGCTCAGCAAGGACTGCTCCCAGTGAGCTGGCCGAGACCCCTGCGGACCAGACCTTGCACGCTGATTCGATGCGCCGGATCGTGCCGTCGGACTCCTTGACCGTGACGCCGTTGCGATCGACATCGGTAACCATCGCGCCAAGCTCGATCTGGACGCCCATCTTCTCCAGCCGCGTCGCGGCCCGCCGGCCCAGCTCTTGACCCATGGGCGGCAGCACCGTGGGTGCGGCGTCGAGCAGGATTACTCGCGCTCTCGTGGAATCGATTTTGCGAAAGGCGCCCTTTAACGTGTAGTCGGCCAGTTCGGCGATCTGTCCGGCCATCTCCACGCCGGTGGGGCCGGCGCCAATCACCGTGAAGGTCAGCAGCTTCGCCCGTCGTTCGGGATCGCCGGATCGCTCCGCCTGTTCGAAGGCGCTCAGAATCCGCCCACGCAGTTCCAATGCGTCATCGATCGATTTCATGCCCGGCGCAAACTCTGCGAAATGGTCATTGCCGAAGTACGACTGGCCGGCGCCGGCGGCAACGATCAGGCTGTCGTAGGGAGTTTCGTAGGTGTGGCCGAGCAAGTCCGACACGACGAATCCACCTGCCAGATCGATATGCGTCACGTCGCCGAGCAGCACCTGAACATTGCGCTGTCTGCGCAAGACGACCCGGGTGGTCGGGGCGATGTCGCCTTCCGAGACGATGCCGGTCGCCACCTGGTACAACAGCGGCTGAAAAAGGTGATGGGTGGTGCGCGCGATCAGCTTGATGTCGACGTCGGCCCGCTTGAGCTTCTTTGCCGCGTTGAGCCCGCCGAACCCCGAACCGATAATCACGACCCGGTGCCGGCGCCGCGGCTCAGCTGTGGGTTCTTGCTGGGTGTTCATGTGTAGTTGTTCCTGACAGAGTCCGTGTGACGGGCGAGCGTAGTTAGCTGCGACCCATTTTCAGAGTAGTCAACCCGACGTCGGTAATCCCAGCCGCGAGCCTGTGTCATCAGCCACACCGTCGGATCCACGCAGCTCCGCGGGCGCACTCGGCTACAGAGCGAGTAGCGGCCGTAGCGCCTCGGCCGCGGTCGTGATGATTCCGGGGGTGTAGCCGTGGGCGGCCAGGTTGATGATCAACCCGTCAATGCCGGCGTCGAGCACTTTGGCCTGGACTTGCTCGGCGATCTGCGCCGGGCTGCCGACCACGGCGCGCGTGCTCACGTCCGGCGGAAGTTGATCCAGGGCGAGGTCCTCGTTGACGATCACGGTCAGCATGAGACTGGTCTCCAGTGTCGAGGGGTCTCGGCCGGCTTCTTCGCACCGAGCGGCGACCGCGTCCATTTTGCGCGGTAGTTCGTCGAGCCCGGCGATCACGTTGAGGTGGTCGGCGCAGCGAGCGGCGATCGCGAAGGTCTTCTTTTCGCCGCCGCCGCCGATCATGATCGGGACGCGGTCGCGGTAGCGGGGCTCGGCCATCGCGGATTCGGTCGTGTACCAGCTGCCGGAGAAGGTTGGCCGTTCACCTTTGATCATGGGTTCGAGGATTTGGAGGGCTTCCTCGAGCCGCTTGAACCGTTCGGTGAAAGTGCCGAACTCGAAGCCGAGCTGGCGGTGTTCGAGCTCGAACCATCCGGCACCGATGCCGAGGATCGCCCTGCCGGCGCTGACGACATCCAGCGTGGTGATGATTTTTGCCAGCAAGGTCGGGTTGCGATAGGTGTTGCCGGTGACCAACGTGCCCAATTGCACACGTTCGGTGGCGGTCGCCAACGCACCCAGGGCCGTGTAGGCCTCCAGCATCGGCTGGTCGGGCGTTCCTAGCGCGGGCAGTTGATAGAAGTGGTCCATCACGAAGACCGAGTCGTAACCAGCTGCCTCGGCCTCGCGTGCCTGAGCGATGACCGACGGGAAAAGTTCCGCCACGCCAGTTCCGTAGGAGAAATTGGGAATCTGCAGACCAAACCGAATAGCCACGGCCTCTACCGTAGCCGGCTGCGGGGAAAGCGAAAGGGGCTCAGCCGAAGTGAGCTAAGGCGCCGTGACTGACGTGCAGCGTCTGGCCGGTGATGTGCCGGGCCGCGGCGGTGGTGAGGAACAACGCCAGCCGCGCGATCTCCGCCGCGACGGGTGCCGGTGTGCGGGAGAGCCCTTCGTAACCGGCCTGCACGCTGCGCCCGCAGGCGACGGCATTGATGGTGATTCCACGCGTTCCGAAAACGTCCGCCTGTCCCGCGATCCAATTCGAGAGGGCGGCCTTGATCGCCGCGTCAGCGCTACCGGCGGGCGGGTTTTCGGCCACCACGCCGATGATGGAACCACCGGAGCGCAGATGGTCACCCACCGATTGCACGATCAACACAGCCGAGAGCACCGTGGCATCGAGCGTGTTGCGCCATGCGTTGGACGTGTCCGACACCGAGTAGGTGCGTGGGTCCCCGGCGTCCCACGTCGGTGCCGGCACATTGACAATGGTGTCCAAGTGATGGGGAAACAGCCCGCGAGCTTCCTTGAGGCTGGTGGGGTCGGTGGTGTCGCACACAATGGCATCTACGTCGAGTTCCTTGGCGACGACTTCGAGGTCGCCGCGGCGCGCGCCCACCAGGGTCACGCTGTGCCCGTCGTCGCGAAAGCCTTCGGCTACTGTGCGCCCCAGCTCGGTGTCCCCGCCGGTGACCAGCACCTCCACTGCCATGACCTCCTCGTGTTCAACGTTGAACCCAGACCCTGGCAGTTCACCAGTGCTTATGCTTCCGCTCGGCGCGTCAAACACCGCTACGATGGTCGCACACCATAGGACCGTTGCCTGGGATCTCCGCGTGTTATGGCATTAGTCGCCGTAGATGTTACTGGACAGTAGCTATCTGGCGAAACTCTGGGCCGGCACGACACAACGATGATTTGCATAACATTTTCGCTGTGGCTCTGCGCCAGGTCGTCACCGATGCGGCGGATAGGCCTCGATGGAGCGGGGCAACGACGTGATCGGCGACCGGTACGTTTGACGAATGCGTCGCGTCGGGGTGCTGGCCGTTCTTGTCTCGACGCTCGCGGTCGCGGGACTGGTGGCCTGCGCGTCGAATCCGCTATCACCGTCGGGTACGGTGCGCGGAGCCCGGCCGATCGTCGTTTTCGCGGCGGCCTCGCTGCAGCGGCCGTTCACCGAAATCAGTGAGCAGTTCCACCGGAATAACCCCGGAGTCGATGTCGACTTCGATTTCGCGGGTTCGTCCGAATTGGCGACCCGACTGACCCAAGGGGCGAGCGCTGACATTTTCGCGTCCGCGGACGTCGCGCAAATGGATGCGGTCGCCCGCGCTGGGTTGCTCGCGGGAAATCCTACGAACTTCGCTGCCAACACGCTGGTCATCGTCACCGGCGCGGGAAACCCGAAGAAGATTCGATCTTTCCCGGATCTGACTCGGCCCGGGGTCGACGTCGTGGTGTGTCAGCAGCCGGTGCCCTGCGGATCAGCGACACGGCGGCTCGAAGACACCACGGGCATTCATCTCGACCCGGTCAGTGAGGAGCTGAGCGTGACCGATGTCCTCAACAAGGTCACCACCGGACAAGCCGATGCCGGAATCGTCTACATCACCGATGCGCTCAGCGCCGGGAACACCGTGGCAACAGTCACGTTCCCCGCCAGCGAGGGCGTGGTCAATGTGTATCCCATCGCAGTCCTGAAGGAGGCGTCGGAACCGACATTGGCGCAGAAATTCGTGGCCGCCGTTACGGCTGAATCAGGTCAGCAGATCCTGGATCAGTCGGGCTTCGCCAGGCCCTGACAGCCGCCCGTGGACCGGCCTACGGATCTGCCGCGCTGGGTGTACCTGCCCGCGGCCGCCGGGATAGTCTTCGTGGCACTGCCGCTGGCCGCGATCGCGATCAAGGTGGATTGGCCGCGTTTTTGGTTGCTGATCACCAGCCCGTCTTCCCAAACTGCGCTGCTGCTGAGCCTGCGGACCGCCGGTCTGAGCACACTGCTGTGTGTGCTGTTCGGAGTCCCGATGGCGTTGGTCCTGGCTCGCAGCCGCGCGCGGCTGGTGCGATTGCTCCGAGGGCTCATCCTGCTGCCGCTGGTGCTGCCGCCGGTGGTCGGTGGCATTGCGCTGCTCTACGCGTTCGGTCGGTTCGGGTTGATCGGGCGCTATGTGGAGGCCTGGAATATCCGCATCGCGTTCACCACGACCGCCGTAGTGCTGGCACAAACCTTCGTCTCGTTGCCGTTTCTGGTGATCTCCCTGGAGGGAGCTGCCCGCACCGCGGGAGCCGATTTCGAGATGGTCGCGGCGACGCTGGGGGCGCGGCCCAGCACCGTCTGGTGGCGCGTCACCCTGCCGCTACTGATTCCAGGCATGGTGTCCGGGACCGTGCTGGCATTCGCCCGCTCACTCGGGGAATTCGGGGCGACATTGACCTTTGCCGGTTCCCGGCAAGGGGTCACGCGCACACTTCCCTTAGAGATTTACTTGCAGCGGGTCACTGACCCGCAGGCGGCGGTGGCGCTATCGGTCCTGCTTGTCGCGGTGGCTGCGGTGGTGGTGCTGGGCCTCGGAGCTCGCAGGCTGAGCAGCACCGAGGCGAGGTAGCCAGCCATGAGCGAGCTGCAGCTGCGCGCGGTCGTCGCAGCACGCCGCCTGGATGTTGAGTTCGTCGTGCCCGCAGGCGAGGTACTTGCGATCCTCGGGCCCAACGGCGCGGGCAAGTCCACCGTTCTTCATGTCATCGCGGGGTTGGTCCGCCCCGACACGGGTCTGGTGCGGCTGGGGGATCGGGTGCTGACCGACACCGAAACCGGTGTCAGGGTGGCCGCCCACGACCGGCGAGTCGGGCTGCTCCTCCAGGAGCCGTTGCTTTTTCCACACTTGAGCGTGGCCGCCAACGTGGCCTTCGGACCTCATTGCCGGCACACGATGTCGCGCATCCTGCAGCGCTCCCGCCACCGTGAAACGGCGCTGCGCTGGCTACGCGAGGTCGACGCCGAGCAGTGTGCCGATCGCAAGCCGCGTCAGTTGTCAGGTGGCCAGGCCCAGCGGGTCGCCATCGCCCGAGCTTTGGCGGCGCAACCGGACGTGCTGTTGCTTGATGAGCCGCTCACTGGACTCGACGTCGCCGCGGCCGCGGCAGTCCGCTCGGTGCTGCAGACGGTCGTGACCCATAGCGGCTGCTCGGTCATCCTGATCACTCACGATCTGTTGGACGTGGTCACCCTCGCCGACCGGGTCGTGGTGCTCGAGTCCGGACGGATTTCCGAGGTCGGCTCGGTTTCCGAGGTGCTCACCGCTCCGCGCAGTCAATTCGGTGCCCGCGTCGCGGGCGTCAACCTGGTCAAGGGAACCATCGGCCCAGACGGCTCATTGCGCACCCGGTCCGGCGGGCGATGGTACGGTAGCCCCGCCCAGACACTGGGCGCTGGGCAGGATGCCGTCGCAGTGTTCCCACCGACAGCGGTGGCCGTGTATGGCGAACCGCCACATGGGAGCCCCCGCAACATGGTCGCGCTGTCGGTGTCGGGACTGGAGACCCGTGGACCCGCCGTCCTGGTGCGCGGCCACGATCAACAAGAAGGGGCGCCAGGTTTGGCGGCAAGCATCACCGCCGATGCGGCCGCGGAGCTCCGGCTGACCCCAGGCGCGCGGGTGTGGTTCGGCGTCAAGGCCCACGAAGTGGCGCTACATCCGGCACGACACCCGGGCGCCGCAGTTGGTCCGGCGACAAGCGCGAAACCGTAGCGCATCATCAGCACGCCATCCTTGCGTCACGGCCGTAACACGGTAGGTTCGTCGCCATGCATCAGGTGGACCCGAACTCAACACGCCGCCAAGGCCTGTGGGCGGCGCTGGCGGTCGCCGCGGTGACCAGCGCCATTGTCGTCACCATTGCGGCACCGGCAACCTCGAGCGCTGACCCGGAGCCCGCCCCTGCGCCTACGACGGCGGCGGCGCCACCACCGGTCGATCCGAACGCACCGCCACCGCCGGCTGACCCGAACGCACCACCACCACCGGCTGACCCGAACGCACCTCCTCCGCCGGCTGACCCGAACGCACCACCACCACCACCGATCGACCCGAACGCGCCACCACCACCGGTCGACCCGAACGCGCCACCACCACCGGTCGACCCGAACGCGCCACCTCCGCCGGGCGTCGACCCGAACCTTCCCGAGCCCGGCCGGGTCGACAACGCTGTCGGTGGATTCAGCTTTGTGCTGCCCCCCGGATGGGTCGAGTCTGACGCATCCCACCTCGACTACGGTTCAGCTTTGCTCAGCAGGACGATCGGCCCGCCGCCCTTCCCCGGACAGCCGCCACCGGTCGCCAACGACACCCGCATCGTCCTCGGCCGGCTCGACCAAAAGCTCTACGCCAGCGCCGAAGCCACCAACCCCAAGGCAGCGATCCGCCTGGGCTCCGATATGGGCGAGTTCTTCATGCCCTATCCGGGCACCCGGATCAACCAGGAAACCACTCCTCTGGACGCCAATGGGATTTCCGGAAGCGCCTCGTACTACGAAGTCAAGTTCAGCGATCCGAGCAAACCCAGCGGCCAGATCTGGACGGGTGTCGTTGGGTCACCCGCGGCAAATGCGCCCGACGCCGGCCCTCCCCAACGCTGGTTTGTGGTGTGGCTCGGTACGGCGAACAACCCGGTGGACAAGATTGCAGCCAAGGTGCTGGCCGAGTCGATCCGACCCTGGACTCCGCCACCAGCACCCCCGGCGGAGCTGGCGCCGGGGATGCCGCCACCCGCTCCTTTCCCCTTCCCAGCACCAGCCCCGCCCCCGGCGCCCGCACCACCTCCGGCCCCTGCCCCCGCTGGTGAAGTCACTCCGCCGCCACTGCCGGTACCACAGCCGATCGTCCCGGCCTGACAACGCGACAGGTGCGGTACTTGGCTCGGTCAGCCAAATACCGCCAACCGAGGGTCAAATCGTTACTTAGACGCGGTATACCCATATGACGGCCCAGTAGTTGCGCAGGGCACGGCCAGGGAATGCAAGGAGATCCGCATGGACGTCATCGCAGCAGCCGACTATCTTGCCCTCAACCTCGACGGCAAGACGGGCATAGGTTGGCTTGGCTACATCATCATCGGCGGCATTGCCGGCTACTTCGCTAGCAAGATCGTCAAAGGTAGCGGTTCAGGCATCATGATGAACATCGTGATCGGCGTCGCCGGCGCATTCGGCGCTGGCGTGGCGCTCAACGCCCTGGGAGTCGACGTCAACGATGGCGGCTACTGGTTCACCTTCTTCGTCGCGCTGGGCGGGGCCGTCGTGCTGCTGTGGCTCGTCAGCATGGTCCGGAAAACCTAGCGGGTCAGCTGTCGCGGCCGTTGGAGCTTGGGCGGCCGACAACAGGCATGATGGAGTGATGGTCTCCGGGACGACCACCACGACCATGAGTGCGTGGCAGGTGCGACGGCCCGGACCGGTCGAGGATGGCCCGCTCGAGCGCGTGACCACCGAGGTGCCCCGCCCTGGGCCGTCCGAGCTCTTGGTGGGTGTGCATGCCTGCGGCGTGTGTCGCACCGACCTGCATGTGACCGAAGGCGACCTTCCTGTGCACCGCGATCGGGTCATTCCCGGCCACGAGGTGGTGGGGGAGGTCGTGCAGGCGGGCTCGGCTGCCGGTCGCGAGTTCGATGTGGGAGACCGGGTCGGCATCGCGTGGCTGCGCCACACCTGCGGGATGTGCACGTACTGCCGGCGCGGGGCCGAAAACCTGTGTCCGGAGTCGCGCTACACCGGGTGGGACCATGACGGTGGATACGCCGAATTCGCCACGGTTCCTGCGGCTTTCGCCCATCACTTGCCGACCGGCTACAGTGCCAGCGAACTGGCACCTCTGCTGTGCGCGGGCATCATCGGATACCGGTCGCTGCTACGTGCCGAACTACCCCCAGGCGGTCGGTTGGGTCTGTACGGCTTTGGCGGCAGCGCACACATCACCGCCCAGGTCGCGTTGGCACAAGGCGCGGAGGTGCACGTGATGACCCGCGGATCCGAAGCACGTGAGCTGGCGCTGGAATTGGGCGCCGCGTCGGCTCAGGGTGCTGCCGATCCGCCGCCGGTGCCGCTCGATGCCGCGATTCTGTTCGCCCCGGTCGGCGATCTGGTCTTGCCCGCGCTTGAGGCGCTTGATCGGGGCGGCACCTTGGCGATTGCCGGGATCCACCTCACCGATATCCCAGCACTGAACTATCAACGCCACGTCTTCCAGGAGCGTCAGATCCGGTCGGTGACCTCCAACACCCGCGCCGATGCGCGTGCGTTTCTTGACTTCGCCGGCCAGCACCACATCAAAGTCACCACGCCGGAGTACCCGCTGGCGCAGGCCGATCGCGCGCTGGGCGACCTCAGCGCGGGCCGAATCGCTGGCGCCGCCGTGCTGTTGGTGTGAGCCGGGTCAGGTCGACAAGTGCCAGACCAAGGCGGCAGCCAGGGCACCCAAACCATTCAGTGACCAATGCAGGGCAATCGGTGCGATCAGGCTGCCGCTGCGCCGACGCAGCCAGCTGAATACGAACCCAGCGGCCCCGGTGGCCAACACCGCCAGCGTGACACCGGCCACCATACCGATGATCCCGCCGCCGAACAGCCGGGTGAAACCGACGTTGTTGCTGGTCAGTCCTAGCGACGTCGCGACATGCCACAGGCCGAACAGCAACGAACCGGCCAGCGCGACACCCCGGAATCCCCACGCTCGATTCAGCGCCCCCTGCAGCACACCCCGAAAGGCCAGTTCCTCGGGAATGACGGTTTGCAGCGGGATAATGACCATCGAGGCGATCACGGCCCCGGAGATCGTCGCATAGTGGTGGTTGAGGAACATCGGCCGCGTGACCGGCAGCAGGACGCCTACCGAGATCACCGCGACGACCAGGGCAACCGCGCCCAGCGCGTATACCAGCCCGGACTTCCAATGTTCGCGGCCGAGTCCCAGTTCGGCCCAGCCGAGGCCGCGACTGCGCACCAGGATCAGCAGCCCGGCCGCGGCCACCGGAACGGTGGCGATGCTGGCCCATGGCGTGGTGAAGTGCGCAATGAGGTTCGTCGCTACCAACACCACGACGACGACGGCGACATCGACATGGATCCGCAGCCGGTGCAATGCCGACAGCCGCGCCGCCAGCGGATCGAGGTGTAACGCGGCGGTGGCCGTCATCGGATGGTCACGCATGCTGAGGGAGTCTACCTGCGTGACGCGGTCCAACTCGCCGATCGCGGCCCCGGGGACACCGATTCGGTCGGCTCAGCCTTAGCCTGCGTCCGAGCCAAGCCTGCGGCGCACTTCGGCCTGGATTTCGGCCGCGAGCGCGTCGGCCGCCAACAATTGGGGAAGCAACTCCGGTTCAGACATCCGGGCGCGAAACACCAGCCCGACGGTCACGTCATGATCGGGACGGTATTCGACGGTGATGGCGTCTCCGCGGCGCACCGACCCGGAAGAAATGACCCGCAGGTAGGCGCCGGGTTTGCGGGCTTCGGTGAAGGTCTTTATCCACTGTCTGATATCCAAGAACGCCGCGAACGTCCGACAGGGCATCCGGGGCGCCGAGACTTCCAACAGCAAGCCATCGCTGCCAATCCGCCAGCGTTCACCAATCCGCGCCTGTGTGAGATCGATGCCTGAGGTGGTCAGATTCTCGCCGAAAACTCCGTTGCGGAGCGTGCGCTGAAGTTGGGTCTCCCACGCGTCGAGGTCTTCTCGCGCGTACGCATACACGGCCTGGTCGTCACCGCCGTGAACGTGCTGATCACCGATGGTGTCGCCGACAAGTCCGCTGCCAAGACCCTCAAGCATCGGCCCGGGAGCGCGCACTGTGACAGCCTCGGCTGTCGCGACTTTATCGATGCCGGTCAACTTCGACCGCGCACGCGGATCAGGGTTCGCTCGGACACGGGCCACGTTGACCGACAGCACATCCGCCACCTGAGAATGCTAACGCCGCGGCTGGCGCTCATTCATGCAGGTTTTTGGTCGGAGCTCACTGCTCCCCGCGCGCTCGAGCTTCGTATTGACGGCGTTTCTCGACGTCTACGTCATCGGTGAAGACCTGGTCGCCGCCGAGGAGCCGGTTTAGGCCTTCGGAAACCCGGCGCGGGATAAACCTTTGGGCCACCACCATCGCGCCGGCCGCTCTGGTCACCCGCACCCGCGGCTTGGGATGAGCGATGAGACCGACGATCGCGTCGGCGATGTCGGCCGGCTCGGCATTCTTGAAGCCTTTGATCCCGGCGGTGCCGGCGATGAGTTCGGTGTTCACAAACGACGGCGACACC
It includes:
- a CDS encoding zinc-binding alcohol dehydrogenase family protein yields the protein MVSGTTTTTMSAWQVRRPGPVEDGPLERVTTEVPRPGPSELLVGVHACGVCRTDLHVTEGDLPVHRDRVIPGHEVVGEVVQAGSAAGREFDVGDRVGIAWLRHTCGMCTYCRRGAENLCPESRYTGWDHDGGYAEFATVPAAFAHHLPTGYSASELAPLLCAGIIGYRSLLRAELPPGGRLGLYGFGGSAHITAQVALAQGAEVHVMTRGSEARELALELGAASAQGAADPPPVPLDAAILFAPVGDLVLPALEALDRGGTLAIAGIHLTDIPALNYQRHVFQERQIRSVTSNTRADARAFLDFAGQHHIKVTTPEYPLAQADRALGDLSAGRIAGAAVLLV
- a CDS encoding sulfate/molybdate ABC transporter ATP-binding protein, which produces MSELQLRAVVAARRLDVEFVVPAGEVLAILGPNGAGKSTVLHVIAGLVRPDTGLVRLGDRVLTDTETGVRVAAHDRRVGLLLQEPLLFPHLSVAANVAFGPHCRHTMSRILQRSRHRETALRWLREVDAEQCADRKPRQLSGGQAQRVAIARALAAQPDVLLLDEPLTGLDVAAAAAVRSVLQTVVTHSGCSVILITHDLLDVVTLADRVVVLESGRISEVGSVSEVLTAPRSQFGARVAGVNLVKGTIGPDGSLRTRSGGRWYGSPAQTLGAGQDAVAVFPPTAVAVYGEPPHGSPRNMVALSVSGLETRGPAVLVRGHDQQEGAPGLAASITADAAAELRLTPGARVWFGVKAHEVALHPARHPGAAVGPATSAKP
- a CDS encoding CPBP family intramembrane glutamic endopeptidase; translation: MRDHPMTATAALHLDPLAARLSALHRLRIHVDVAVVVVVLVATNLIAHFTTPWASIATVPVAAAGLLILVRSRGLGWAELGLGREHWKSGLVYALGAVALVVAVISVGVLLPVTRPMFLNHHYATISGAVIASMVIIPLQTVIPEELAFRGVLQGALNRAWGFRGVALAGSLLFGLWHVATSLGLTSNNVGFTRLFGGGIIGMVAGVTLAVLATGAAGFVFSWLRRRSGSLIAPIALHWSLNGLGALAAALVWHLST
- a CDS encoding ABC transporter permease, translated to MDRPTDLPRWVYLPAAAGIVFVALPLAAIAIKVDWPRFWLLITSPSSQTALLLSLRTAGLSTLLCVLFGVPMALVLARSRARLVRLLRGLILLPLVLPPVVGGIALLYAFGRFGLIGRYVEAWNIRIAFTTTAVVLAQTFVSLPFLVISLEGAARTAGADFEMVAATLGARPSTVWWRVTLPLLIPGMVSGTVLAFARSLGEFGATLTFAGSRQGVTRTLPLEIYLQRVTDPQAAVALSVLLVAVAAVVVLGLGARRLSSTEAR
- a CDS encoding NAD(P)/FAD-dependent oxidoreductase, which codes for MNTQQEPTAEPRRRHRVVIIGSGFGGLNAAKKLKRADVDIKLIARTTHHLFQPLLYQVATGIVSEGDIAPTTRVVLRRQRNVQVLLGDVTHIDLAGGFVVSDLLGHTYETPYDSLIVAAGAGQSYFGNDHFAEFAPGMKSIDDALELRGRILSAFEQAERSGDPERRAKLLTFTVIGAGPTGVEMAGQIAELADYTLKGAFRKIDSTRARVILLDAAPTVLPPMGQELGRRAATRLEKMGVQIELGAMVTDVDRNGVTVKESDGTIRRIESACKVWSAGVSASSLGAVLAEQSSVELDRAGRVKVLPDLSVPGHPNVFVIGDMAAVEGVPGVAQGAIQGAKYVANTIKTELAGADPTAREPFQYFDKGSMATVSRFSAVAKIGPLEFSGFIAWLAWLVLHLVYLVGFKTKLSTLLSWTVTFLSTRRGQLTITEQQAFARTRLEQLEVLAAEAHRPAGKRAS
- a CDS encoding MOSC domain-containing protein, whose amino-acid sequence is MLSVNVARVRANPDPRARSKLTGIDKVATAEAVTVRAPGPMLEGLGSGLVGDTIGDQHVHGGDDQAVYAYAREDLDAWETQLQRTLRNGVFGENLTTSGIDLTQARIGERWRIGSDGLLLEVSAPRMPCRTFAAFLDIRQWIKTFTEARKPGAYLRVISSGSVRRGDAITVEYRPDHDVTVGLVFRARMSEPELLPQLLAADALAAEIQAEVRRRLGSDAG
- the modA gene encoding molybdate ABC transporter substrate-binding protein — encoded protein: MRRVGVLAVLVSTLAVAGLVACASNPLSPSGTVRGARPIVVFAAASLQRPFTEISEQFHRNNPGVDVDFDFAGSSELATRLTQGASADIFASADVAQMDAVARAGLLAGNPTNFAANTLVIVTGAGNPKKIRSFPDLTRPGVDVVVCQQPVPCGSATRRLEDTTGIHLDPVSEELSVTDVLNKVTTGQADAGIVYITDALSAGNTVATVTFPASEGVVNVYPIAVLKEASEPTLAQKFVAAVTAESGQQILDQSGFARP
- a CDS encoding alanine and proline-rich secreted protein Apa, which codes for MHQVDPNSTRRQGLWAALAVAAVTSAIVVTIAAPATSSADPEPAPAPTTAAAPPPVDPNAPPPPADPNAPPPPADPNAPPPPADPNAPPPPPIDPNAPPPPVDPNAPPPPVDPNAPPPPGVDPNLPEPGRVDNAVGGFSFVLPPGWVESDASHLDYGSALLSRTIGPPPFPGQPPPVANDTRIVLGRLDQKLYASAEATNPKAAIRLGSDMGEFFMPYPGTRINQETTPLDANGISGSASYYEVKFSDPSKPSGQIWTGVVGSPAANAPDAGPPQRWFVVWLGTANNPVDKIAAKVLAESIRPWTPPPAPPAELAPGMPPPAPFPFPAPAPPPAPAPPPAPAPAGEVTPPPLPVPQPIVPA
- a CDS encoding LLM class F420-dependent oxidoreductase, whose protein sequence is MAIRFGLQIPNFSYGTGVAELFPSVIAQAREAEAAGYDSVFVMDHFYQLPALGTPDQPMLEAYTALGALATATERVQLGTLVTGNTYRNPTLLAKIITTLDVVSAGRAILGIGAGWFELEHRQLGFEFGTFTERFKRLEEALQILEPMIKGERPTFSGSWYTTESAMAEPRYRDRVPIMIGGGGEKKTFAIAARCADHLNVIAGLDELPRKMDAVAARCEEAGRDPSTLETSLMLTVIVNEDLALDQLPPDVSTRAVVGSPAQIAEQVQAKVLDAGIDGLIINLAAHGYTPGIITTAAEALRPLLAL
- a CDS encoding SDR family oxidoreductase — its product is MAVEVLVTGGDTELGRTVAEGFRDDGHSVTLVGARRGDLEVVAKELDVDAIVCDTTDPTSLKEARGLFPHHLDTIVNVPAPTWDAGDPRTYSVSDTSNAWRNTLDATVLSAVLIVQSVGDHLRSGGSIIGVVAENPPAGSADAAIKAALSNWIAGQADVFGTRGITINAVACGRSVQAGYEGLSRTPAPVAAEIARLALFLTTAAARHITGQTLHVSHGALAHFG
- a CDS encoding GlsB/YeaQ/YmgE family stress response membrane protein; protein product: MDVIAAADYLALNLDGKTGIGWLGYIIIGGIAGYFASKIVKGSGSGIMMNIVIGVAGAFGAGVALNALGVDVNDGGYWFTFFVALGGAVVLLWLVSMVRKT